Below is a genomic region from Hemitrygon akajei unplaced genomic scaffold, sHemAka1.3 Scf000047, whole genome shotgun sequence.
CACCAGTCTCTGGAGGCCCATGCAGCGCCACCACTGGTCggaggcgggagggacaacggagaggtaaatcacaaacacgacgAAGTccgcagatagatagatagatagatagatagatagatagatagatagatagatagatagatagatagatagatagatagatagatagatagatactttattcatccccatggggaaattcaacattttttttccaatgtcccatacacttgttgtagcaaaactaattacatacaataattAACTCAGTAAaagtatgatatgcatctaaatcactctctcaaaaagcattaataatagcttttaaaaagttcttaagtagtttacttaaatacattaaatacaatcaaccccggcactttaacatatcttactcctggcggttgaattgtaaagcctaatggcattggggagtattgacctcttcatcctgtctgaggagcattgcatcgatagcaacctgtcgctgaaactgcttctctgtctctggatgctgctatgtagaggatgttcggggttttccataattgaccgtagcctactcagcgcccttcgctcagctaccgatgttatactctccagtactttgcccacgacagagcccgccttctttaccagcttattaagacgtgaggcatccctcttcttaatgctgcctccccaacacgccaccacaaagaagagggcgctctccacaactgacctatagaacatcttcagcatctcactacagacattgaatgacgccaaccttctaaggaagtacagtcgactctgtgccttcctgcacaaggcatctgtgttggcagtccagtctaacttctcgtctaactgtactcccagatacttgtaggtcttaacctgctccacacattctccattaatgatcactggctccatatgaggtcctaaagtccaccaccatctccttggtcttggtgatattgagacgcaggtagcttgagttgcaccatatcacaaagtcctgtatcagtttcctatactcttcctcctgtccattcctgacacaccccactaaggccgtgtcatcagcgaacttctgcacatggcaggactccgagttatattggaagtctgatgtgtacagggtgaacaggaccggagagagcacggaaattcagagcaatacaaacaaaatgctggcggaactcagcaggccgggcagcatctatcggaaagaatcaacagtcgacgtttccagttGAACCCTGCTTCAGGATTGAGATGGAATGGGGGGAAAATCTGAATTAAATCGGGCAGGGCGTGAAATGtctcgctggaaggtgataggtgaaaccaggtaggtgggaaagctcaagagcagaagaaaatagagtctaataggagaggggagtggagaataggagaaagggatggagcactggacccagagagaagtgatacgcaggtgagaggacgtgaaaagtcacagagggagtgagagggaggggtgtgagggaaatttgttcacaggaaggagaaatagatagatagatagatagatagatagatagatagatagatagatatatagatagatagatactttattcatccccatggggaaattcaacttttttccaatgtcccatacacttgttgtagcaaaactaattacatacaatacttaactcagtaaaaaatatgatatgcatctaaatcactatctcaaaaagcattaataatagcttttaaaaagttcttaagacatggcggttgaattgtaaagcctaatggcattggggagtattgacctcttcatcctgtctgaggagcattgcatcgatagtaacctgtcgctgaaactgcttctctgtctctggatggtgctatgtagaggatgttcagagttttccataattgaccgtagcctactcagcgcccttcgctcagctaccgatgttaaactctccaattTAATCGATACTTAAGCTATCAAGTTGAGGAAGGgtgtacccagacggaatatgaggtgctgatcctggaccctgagggtggcctcatcttggcacaagaggacgcGATGGGTTGACATGTCAGAACTGGAATGGGCATCGGAATGAAAATGCTTGGACACCGGGAAGTCCTGCTCGGAGCGGAGAGTTCAacggttaatttattatcaaatcaggtatccataaacaactgcaagttttttttcttctccagagtgccacgaaagaaataaaaagaatgaaagtcgttcagagaaaATAATCAAACTCTCACCTTACCCCCCGCATCAAGAAGAACAGCatcccaatcatcaacccccaaaaaacactcctaccccgcacaactgcggaggagccggtgtcaccagtgtagaggcggccgcatcgggagcagcggacacaacatgcgaccccggaagattcacaggtgaagtgtcgcctcacctggaaggatgtttggacaacggagagagttcggccgtccgaccctttcactgtgacaccccgaactccacatcaaatccgtccaaacgaatctgggtgaactttaatgaccaataaatataattcctctcagcgatcagctgtctgaatgattccctgactctgacaggaaggggtatctatggtccacactgtcagggtgttgagttgaccaggagacaaagactgcagggacgagaggttttctgttgactaatacactgtgtgtggaccccgctggcaattctggtgttgtgacccgaatcgagacaatcaccacgctgcccactccaccaacaacacgccacagccggacacataacaggggactttccatcccacaacactggattcagtgatgaaacccgtcattaatgttgttgtcccactgaaaagtccattaaggtgcttttaaatgccagcgctctcccacaggtgacgtcagacACAGCTCCTCCCCCCACGCGCGACTGAAGTCACACATGGGCTCCcgacaccgggatctgccctcacgtgcgcggtgtcttacgtcacccacgcgctgctgtgctcgagctttatcagtttaacggctgggctaataatcacgtgaccagcccctcccccaccgctgtcaacaCAGGATTCgggagctgcgctattcccattggtgcgaagcgatgcCAATCACCGGTTACAACCAGTCGCGGAGGCGGACaagccgagtgggcgttaccccgctgagtccgtctcccgctcaagcgccgaccgcctcctcagagcggagaaaacctcaaagtaaatgtccgctttctgatttatttccatttccctccgagggaagttggggcgtttgtgaagcgtctcctgcggccggagtctgatgtatcgctgagaggtgggaggagaccgctcggcccgtcggtttgatgccggttccctggggaggggggattttattgaaaggatgaagatggtgagagagggggcggacaggatgtttgtcccggtggggacaggaggggctcatctgtggaaatgtctgggcCCATGGTGGTGTccagcagagggattcaccacattggggggcaaacaccggcagtctgttgccctgcaagcggggccagtggtccgggcaaagtgaccattatttgtgctttgttgagattgtacctggaatatggtgtaaaatcccgctccccatactaacacgggttatacagaccaaagaacaaactgccggaggaactcagtgggtcgggcagcatctgtggagggaaatggaccgtcaacatttcgggctgagaccctccctctggactgagagtggacgggaaatagtcagagaaaagaggtgaggggtggggatggggcaagagctggggagtgagaggtggatccaggtgagaggggaggtgggagGGTGGAAATAGTGATAggagtgggaggtgagtggttggggcaacacggggctgcagaagatggaaattaattgcatagaggattaacaaagaggttagagagtatttgttatagagagtgcaatgaagattcaccagactgatccctggagtggtggggtcatcatatgaagaaagatcaaatgcgataaccctttcatttagagaatcgaggactgagaggtgaacacattgaaatgcagaacatcattaccggttgaaccagggatcccagtctctgaaacagggatggactgtccgggacttaGATGAGGGTTAATgtctccattccgagggtggtgaatgtctttaaatccccaccacagagggcggtgaagactcggtgatcgtcctcacGTAAAACAGAgggcggcagatgtgtggagaccgaagggatcgaggaaatgaggatcgggcagaaacatgtggctgagatgggagagcatccGCCACCttgctgatggttagaggggctgaatggcctcctgctgtttctcacttgatgtttcagtgttcctgtccagcaaggctccggaggaatgtgaatagaaatgagtgtttataaacacagaactgatttaaatgaaatgagaacatttcctgtttgggtctgaattatgttttggaccgggatgggaattaagccggtgactctgtgacctggagGTGGAGtgaaagggatcggggaagatatggtgtggaaaaataAACATGTATCTggggtaaatatggaataatgtggggaatgcggtggatgggtcgggcagcgtgtgaggggcaaggagcagagtcaccggttcaggagggaaaccctccacccgtcacctgatcccgtttcccgTTCATGTTATtttgcagatctgcagcatctgcgggtcactgctctccgtgtacgtgtagcttcatctttcgcccgttcagacaagtcagtgagatccggatctgtcacatcctctcgttgtgggtggacaatttttttttctctgcaataCTTTCTGCATGTTTCACTCCACTGTTTTGAGgtgctgaagtgcagccgatgtttctgggtgtctgacccgttcatgtgagaatttagccatttgtatttatctgagcttctcataaatgtgtaaagttcaattcagcttcacctcagaatttccaaagcaacaacccagtcagtcaaattgctccacacaattaaaatagcttattacatttttttttctatttttgtactatatatatgtatattgttattttaaatcacaattgttaataACTATTGTTATGAATTGGGTTCTACTGCTACCGCagggacaacgaatttcatgacatatgccggtgctattaaacctgattctgatattgatatgggagacccaccaccggtcacctgatcccagttaccgcagaccgtaatgtgagattgaagcattttccatatatttgctttccacagaaatgacaacagttcagtttccttctgagcttctggagcagaagctcagtctgtctaatatttccacacaattaaaatgggaaatttgtttattatcatcatgtactgagctacagtgaaaatcttgcctgatgtaccatccacacagatggaTACATttcaacagtgcattgagctgatatacaacaaaataatcactgtaacaaagcattatggctgcagagaaagtgcagtgcagttagacatatggtgcagggtcacgtcgagttacattgtgaggttgagtccattttatcattcatttggcttataactgcagacaggaagccatcctttagcctggtgttacgcactttaaggcttttgtatctcttccccgatgggggagcgggtttgcagcaagaatgtctaGGTAATGAGGTTCTTTGGCCAGCTTTTccaagggaggggaagtgtaggaagagtccatggagtggaggcttgtttctctgatgttctctgctctccaaagttacctgcagttccttgcagtcatgggcagagaagtagccatacaaaggcgtgaagtatcgacaaggagctcagagacctcggccttcaccctgccttgtgtagctggatcctggacttcctatcagatcgccagcaggaagtaagagtgggctccatctcctctgtctctctgaccctcagcacacataccccacagggttgtcACTTTGGCCCCcttctttactctctgtgcacccatgacttgtgttgccacccatagctccaatctgctaattaaattttgctgacagcactacattgattggcctaatctcaaatactgataacaatcaatcaaatgccttctgaccaggctcggtccaaacaaacttttcacccttcttcaggagattggtCAGAGGAAGAGtgatagcagcaaagttcttacagaacttacgataatatccatccattcccagaaaccttctaagagccttcttagcagtcagaataggaacttgagaaattgcctggacttttgcccgaacagaagctaacttgctttgacctacaacatagccaagacaggtcacactggcatggccaaattcactcttagccaagttaactgtaaggttgtCCTAGGATAGCCTGCCAaatagcttttctactgcagagttatgctcttcccaagtgccaCTCCCTgtaactaagtcatcaatataggtatctgtgtgttctaaccctcgaattacaaaatcaatcattctctgggatgttcctggagcatttttccttccaaaaggcaaaacattgtattcatacaacccagatggtgtcacaaatgcagaaatttctctacctctgtccgtcaatggaacacaccaataccctttcaacagatcaatctttgtaagaaattagcttATCCAgccttatcgatgcaatcatccaccctagggataggataggcatctgtttttgttactgcatttatctttctataatcagtgcaaaatctaacactacaatcaggtttgggcacaataatgcagggtgactccaatctcattttgaaggcctaataataccattctccagcatatactcaattccctggtcagccaatttacacttttctacattAATGCGCTTTGGgagttgtttaatcggtttggcttgaccaacatctacatcatgttctgcgaccgtggtttgcttgggaacatcaggaaataaatctttaaacttcagaattaattccttcagctgttgttgttgctttggctgcagatgagacaacttgttagcaatgttttctggaacaaccgagttcattagccgaactgggaccatgtttggcttgtgaaaagtctcagacgagtcaattgtttcattctcagggttgacagtttcatttgttttgataacaacacacacagatggtaCCTGCTTGCCAAAAaaggttttatcatatttatgtgtaccactTGTGTTAGTTCAAGTCAGttgggtgttttaataacataattcacatcattaatttgGGAGACTACTTCATATGGTCTATTGAATTTCGCctgaagtggattcgtcaacgtaaggcaagcaccttatctcacacctggtattttctttcgcgagccctgttatcaaaccaacacttcattttgttttgagaaatctcgctagactacaggcttggtgtagtttatttttgaactttaaaacaGTCTAacgagttaacatgtacatccccatcaatccaccgtTCCTTTTAACAAGGTGAAAGGTCACTCTgtgaccaaatacaagttcaaatggagtaaagcccagtgattcctgtactgacactctttctgtggacaaaagcaaatgtattccttcatcccagtcttttccattttcaacacaatatgtcttaatcattgttttgagggtagaatgaaatctatctaaagccccttgtgattctgtaTGGTACACAGATGATGCAATTTGTTTGGCTCCCAGTTcagaaactacctgctggaataatccagatgtaaaattacatccttgatcagactggatttcttaaGGCAAATCGAATAAAGTGAAAAtcttggtaagagccttcgccacagttttagctttaatatttctgagaggtattgcctctgggaatctggatgcagtacacataataattagcagatactgatggccagctttagtctttggcaatgggccaacacaatccactataactttggaaaagggttcaccgaatgcaggtacagGCCACTGGGGTGAGctcattaggtttacccacaacttgacaagtgccttttggaaactcttattcagggtaaacataactttatgagttaaagcaaactgatctgctaatccagcagattcctgcatagtggcagcatcatttccatctaaatacgtctttatgtcatcagggacgcaccttctgaattcttcaattaaaaccaactctttcaagctgttaaaatcatcatttacatgttcagatgtgcaccagcggtcaatgcacacaaatttctcataagcaaattcggtatgtctggttcacagatttcttcaaatttctaaacttttgcctgtctgcttctgggaccaactcgtaagctttgagcacagcctgtttcacaatGTCATAATGTGTGGTGCATGGCCATGTGGATAAGGTGTTGAACATGCAATCTGAAAGTCatgagttcgagcctcagccgaggcagcgtgtgtgtccttgagcaaagcactgaaccacacactgctcctgcacatttatagcccagtggcgatgattggggcagcataaataaataaataataagctgcttcagcaactgtcaaagcagaataggcttgctaagccttccccttaattacactttgtaagagaattttctttctgcttttctgcctctccagcctgAAACTGACTCTGCCTTTCCggagcctccatctttaatttttctactGGAGCTCAAgatcactaggtttactttcaggaaacagctccaactcctccactttaaatacaccctcagatacataatgttcagctattacactctgcatctgtgccctccttattgtcaatttcaccttagcaagtattaacgttttagcaatactcaacaactcaatccttctggtgtcCTCTAATGCCTGAGAGGTTCACACTTCCAgatatctatcaacatccattgctgctggttttccacacacaaataaatcaaaagggatttccccaatgaaatcaataataaatcaatccttaaatttgttcatatcccagacgcaggTCCCATTTTGTTACAAACCATAATgatttagaaacgaaccagcagcaacagactacgcccagtggccacacattttaattccacatcccattcccattctgatatgtctatccatggcctcctctactgtcaaaattaatccaaactcaggttggaggaacaacaccttatataccggctgggtagcctccaacctgatgggatgaacattgacttctctaacttccattaatgcccctcttccccttcttaccccatcactgacatatttaattgcctgttttccatgtccctctggtgcttcccctccacctttctttctcccgaggcctcctgtcccatgaccctttcccatctccagctctgtatcactttcgccaatcacctttccagctcttagcttcatcccaccccctccggtcttctcctatcatttcgcatttcccctccccccactactttcaaatctcttactatctttcctttcagttagtcctgacgaagggtctcagcctgaaacgtcaacagttcgtctccttatagatgctgcctgacctgtgttccaccagcattttgtgtgtgttgtttgaatttccagcatctgcagatttcctcgtgagtgttatgtgtataaatgtgtatagatataactcccaaactattgagctcgggggaaacaaggcttggagtcttgagatggtaaagtatgaaagttcagttcaaccacagaataggtgatgagagagagatatttgtaatccagggtaaatattgagagaaggcaattatgttgtattccacaggttccatggtggtaaaacgagacaacagtcactgtagattttatctgtcatccttccaaatccacatactaatTATCACCCGAAGTGACTTGTCATAATTGGTATTGTCTtaatgaattaccacaccacagccaggcaatggttaacacataagtggtctccacaggatacgccaaatcagatccactcctatggatcaaatgaggtgacaaccacacattcgatgtacggtgaatcgataattagCCCACCCATGTGGGcaaaggaaagttccaaacagtgacccttggccactagttccctggtttcgattcttccatttttcctccttcgtctccgtctgactgagtgtctgtgtcctcggttaaaactaaacaagctgcacaCGATGAAAACAAGCTGTAAGTCAGactgatttgccttcttaatctctctctctctctctctctctctctctctctctctctctctctctctctctctctctcttaaaatgacagtccacagcaaacaaaacctagggattcataacaatggctaCTCCCCATTGTGAGCTGacaggtgtgccagtaggtgggatgactgagtgaatcctttcccacattctcagcaggtgaatggcctctctctagtgtgaactcgctggtgtctccgtagggtggatgactgagtgaatcccttcccacagactgagcaggtgaatggcctctccccagtgtgaactcgctgatgtaccagtagggtagatggctgagtgaatcccttcccacagactgagcaggtgaatggcttctccctagtgtgaactcgctgatgtaccagtagggtgaatgaccgagtgaatcctttcccacagactgagcaggtgaatagcttctccccagtgtgaactcgctggtgtctctgtaggtgggataactgagtgaatcccttcccacattctgagcaggtgaacggcctctccccagtgtgaactcgcaggtgattctgtaggtgggacgtatgagtgaatcccttcccacagactgagcaggtgaacggcttctccccagtgtaaactcgctggtgtctctgtaggttagctaaccgagtgaatcccttcccacagactgagcaggtgaacggcctctccccagtgtgaacacgctggtgaCTGTGTAGgtgagatgaatgagtgaatctcttcccacagactgagcaggtgaacggcttctctccagtgtgaactcgctgatgactccgtaagtcagatgaccaagtgaatcctttcccacagactgagcaggtgaacggcctctccccagtgtgaactcgctgatgactctgtagggtggaagagtcagcgtatctcttcccacattctgagcaggtgaatggcttctccccagtgtgaactcgctgatgtctctgtaggctggataaattagtgaatcgcttcccacattctgagcaggtgaatggcttctccccagagtgatctcgctgatgtctctgtaggctggataaattagtgaatctcttcccacagactgagcaggtgaacggcttctctccagtgtgaacttgctgatgtaccagtagggcagatgactgagtaaatcctttcccacagactgagcaggtgaatggcttctccccagtgtgagttcgctggtgtctctgtagggtggatgagaaagtgaatctcttcccacattctgagcaggtgaacgctttttccccggtgtgaactcgctgatgactctgtagttgggataaataagtgaatcccttcccacagactgagcaggtgaatggcttctccccagtgtgaacccgctggtgagccattaggtcagatgactgagtgaatccttcccctcAAATTCAGCAggtgaccagcctctgcccagagtggtgtgaactgactggtgtgtccacaggtgggaagaccgactgaaccccttctcacacacagaacagatgaatggccttgcccagtgtgaacttgctgatgtaccttcaattgtgataaccgagtgaatccattcccactgtctgagcaggtgaacggcctttctcctgtgtaaaatgccgGGCTTGCTAGTTGgtcagatgatagagtgaatccctccccactgtctgagcaggaaggatcccttgctccacttcttaaatatctagacagagacaacaaaactggcgtggtgtgtttgagcttcctggagacgaattccttctcatttttaacctgt
It encodes:
- the LOC140720808 gene encoding uncharacterized protein, which encodes MAHQRVHTGEKPFTCSVCGKGFTYLSQLQSHQRVHTGEKAFTCSECGKRFTFSSTLQRHQRTHTGEKPFTCSVCGKGFTQSSALLVHQQVHTGEKPFTCSVCGKRFTNLSSLQRHQRDHSGEKPFTCSECGKRFTNLSSLQRHQRVHTGEKPFTCSECGKRYADSSTLQSHQRVHTGERPFTCSVCGKGFTWSSDLRSHQRVHTGEKPFTCSVCGKRFTHSSHLHSHQRVHTGERPFTCSVCGKGFTRLANLQRHQRVYTGEKPFTCSVCGKGFTHTSHLQNHLRVHTGERPFTCSECGKGFTQLSHLQRHQRVHTGEKLFTCSVCGKGFTRSFTLLVHQRVHTREKPFTCSVCGKGFTQPSTLLVHQRVHTGERPFTCSVCGKGFTQSSTLRRHQRVHTRERPFTC